GCCTTCTTCGGCTCCACGGACGCGCTCGCGGCGACGCTGCGCGACGCGGCCCGGTTCGGCGTCATGGCGGTCGGGATGACCTTCGTGATCGTCAACCGGGAGCTCGACCTGTCGGTCGGCTCGACAGTCGGGCTGGTCGCCACGGTCTTCTCGATCGCCTACGCGCCCTCCCATTTCGACCTCGGGATCGGGTGGGCGGTCGGGGCGGCGGTCGTGGCGGGGCTCGCGGTCGGGCTCGTCAACGGCTTCCTGGTGACGACCCTGAAGGTCCCCGCCTTCATCGCCACGCTGACCATGCTCTTCATCGGGCGCGGGCTGGTGCTCGGACTGACCGGCGGCAAGACGATCGCGTACGAACAGAAGGGCGGCGGCGACCCGGGGTTCTTCGCGCTCGGCGGCACCAACGCCTGGGGCTTCGACAACCAGATCGTCGTCTTCGTGCTGGTCGCGCTCGTCGGCATGGTGCTGCTCGGCAAGACGCGGATCGGCTACGAGACCTATGCGGTCGGCGGCAACGAGCAGGCCGCGCGCTACGCCGGGATCGCCTCGAACGCGGTGCGGCGGCGGGCCTACCTGCTGTCGGCCTTCTGCGCCACGCTCGCCGGCCTGATGAACGTCGCCCAGGACAAGGGCATCACCTCGCAGAACGGGCAGGGGGCGGAGCTCATCGTCATCGCGGCCGTGATCGTCGGCGGCGCGGCGATCGCGGGCGGTCGCGGGCGGGTGCTCGGCGCCTGCCTCGGCGCGGTGCTGGTCGTGCTGATCGACAAGGTGCTGCGGGAGGGGGTGCCGACCACGCGCACGATCGACGTCGGCGGCGTGCCCATGGAGGTGCAGGCGGTGGCGCAATTGCCGCCCGGCGCGGTGCCGGCCTTCCTGGGGCTGCTCCTGCTGATCGCCGTCCTGATCGAGCCCTGGCTCATGCGCAACGGCGGGCCGCAGCGGCTTTGGGCGCGGCTGACCGGCCGGCCCGCCCCGCCGCCGCCGGCCGCGGGCGACGTGGCGATCGCGAGCGTGCAGACGCGCGGCCATGCGGTCGACACCCATGCGGCCGCCAAGGGGGCGCTCGCCCGCTTCCTCGCGCGGCGCGACGCGGCGGCGATCCTGCTCGCCGCGGCGGTCTGGGTCGCCGGGCTAGCGCTCAGGCCGGACTACTGGGCCTCGCTCGACAACACCTTCGCGCTGGCGCTCGCCTTCTCGGAGATCGCCATCCTGGCGGTCGGCCTCGCCTTCGTGATCGGCAACGGGGACATCGACCTGTCGGTCGGCTCGGTGCTGGCGCTCTCCGCCTCGGTCGCCGCCTTCTCGATGAAGGAGCTGGAGCTCGGGCCCGGCGCGGCGGTCGGGCTGGCCATGCTGGCGGGGCTCCTCGCCGGCATGGTCAACGGCTGGCTGACGGTGCGGGCGGGTCTGCCCTCCTTCGTGGCGACGCTCGGCATGTTCTACATGGCACGCGGGCTCGCGGCCTGGTTCACGGCCGGGCGGCAGCTTTCGGGCTTTCCGGAGAGCTTCAACCTGCTCGGCCGCCCCCTGTCCGACCTCCTGGCGGCGGCGGGCGTGACGCTCGAGCGGGGCACGTTCCTGTTCGACTTCTCCCGGGCGATCTCGGTGCAGACGATCTTCGTCGTCGCGGTGGCGATCGTGGCGGGCGTGGTGCTCGGGCGGACGCACTGGGGCCAGATGGTCTACGCGGTCGGCGGCAACGAGCGGGCGGCGCGCTATGCGGGCATCGACACGAGGGCGGTGCGCTTCTGGTCGCTCGTCTTCTCCGCGCTGTGCGCGGCGGCGGCGGGCGTCATCTACGCGGCCTACCTGCGCTCCTTCAACCCGGCGGCGGGGCTCCTGCGCGAGCTCGACGGCATCGCGGCGGTGATCATCGGGGGCGGCTCGATCTTCGGGGGCTACGGCACCATCGTCGGGGCGCTCGCGGGCGCCCTGGTGATCACGCTCATCCGGGCGATCCTGTCGCTGCAGATCCTGCTGCCGGGCGGCGGGTCCTTCGTCATGCCGCAGCACTGGATGAACGTCTTCATAGGCCTGATCCTCATCTCGGCGGTGGTCGCCGACATCTGGATCCGGCAGGAACACATCCTCTCGCGCTTTCGGAAGCCGTCCGGAGACCCGTCATGACAACCCCGATCGTCGAGATGCGCGGCATCGAGAAGTCCTTCGGCGCCGTCCACGCGCTCCGGAACGTGCATT
This window of the Prosthecomicrobium sp. N25 genome carries:
- a CDS encoding ABC transporter permease, producing the protein MSLAAASTPTRLASPPAELAGRWELGLLVFMGLLYLAGVWINPAFFGSTDALAATLRDAARFGVMAVGMTFVIVNRELDLSVGSTVGLVATVFSIAYAPSHFDLGIGWAVGAAVVAGLAVGLVNGFLVTTLKVPAFIATLTMLFIGRGLVLGLTGGKTIAYEQKGGGDPGFFALGGTNAWGFDNQIVVFVLVALVGMVLLGKTRIGYETYAVGGNEQAARYAGIASNAVRRRAYLLSAFCATLAGLMNVAQDKGITSQNGQGAELIVIAAVIVGGAAIAGGRGRVLGACLGAVLVVLIDKVLREGVPTTRTIDVGGVPMEVQAVAQLPPGAVPAFLGLLLLIAVLIEPWLMRNGGPQRLWARLTGRPAPPPPAAGDVAIASVQTRGHAVDTHAAAKGALARFLARRDAAAILLAAAVWVAGLALRPDYWASLDNTFALALAFSEIAILAVGLAFVIGNGDIDLSVGSVLALSASVAAFSMKELELGPGAAVGLAMLAGLLAGMVNGWLTVRAGLPSFVATLGMFYMARGLAAWFTAGRQLSGFPESFNLLGRPLSDLLAAAGVTLERGTFLFDFSRAISVQTIFVVAVAIVAGVVLGRTHWGQMVYAVGGNERAARYAGIDTRAVRFWSLVFSALCAAAAGVIYAAYLRSFNPAAGLLRELDGIAAVIIGGGSIFGGYGTIVGALAGALVITLIRAILSLQILLPGGGSFVMPQHWMNVFIGLILISAVVADIWIRQEHILSRFRKPSGDPS